One window of Deltaproteobacteria bacterium genomic DNA carries:
- a CDS encoding TrpB-like pyridoxal phosphate-dependent enzyme has product MEERKTYLSEAEMPRQWYNIQPDLPKPLPPPLHPGTKQPLGPQDLAPIFPMGLIEQEVSQQRWIDIPEEVLSIYKLWRPTPLCRAKRLEEALKTPARIYYKNESVSPAGSHKPNTAVAQAYYNKKEGVKRLTTETGAGQWGSALAFGCNLFGMECRVYMVKVSYQQKPYRRMLMETWGAAVTPSPSDKTEAGKKILAKDPNSPGSLGIAISEAVEDAVKREDSRYSLGSVLNHVILHQTIVGLETKAQLKKIGADPDILIGCVGGGSNFSGFSFPFFPEKKEGKKIRFIAVEPTACPTLTKGLYRYDYGDTAEIAPIVKMYTLGHNFIPPGIHAGGLRYHGAAPLLCLLYDEGFVEAVAYHQNPVFEAAMLFARTEGTIPAPETAHAIKAVIDEAIKCKERKEEKVIVFNFSGHGHFDLSAYDSFLSKKLEDFEYPEEKIKEALKDLPKV; this is encoded by the coding sequence ATGGAAGAAAGAAAGACTTATTTGAGTGAAGCAGAAATGCCCCGGCAATGGTACAACATTCAGCCTGACCTACCCAAACCCCTGCCTCCTCCCCTGCATCCGGGAACGAAGCAACCCTTAGGACCTCAGGATTTGGCTCCCATCTTTCCCATGGGTTTGATCGAACAGGAGGTCAGCCAGCAGCGCTGGATTGACATCCCTGAAGAGGTCCTTTCCATTTATAAACTCTGGAGGCCAACGCCCCTTTGCCGGGCGAAAAGGCTGGAAGAAGCGTTAAAAACTCCGGCGCGCATCTATTATAAAAACGAAAGCGTAAGCCCGGCCGGAAGCCATAAGCCGAATACTGCCGTGGCTCAGGCTTACTACAATAAAAAAGAGGGCGTCAAGCGCCTGACCACCGAAACGGGTGCGGGCCAGTGGGGAAGCGCCTTGGCTTTTGGGTGCAACCTTTTCGGGATGGAATGCCGGGTGTACATGGTCAAAGTCAGCTATCAGCAGAAACCCTACCGCCGCATGCTCATGGAAACCTGGGGAGCCGCAGTGACTCCCAGTCCCAGCGATAAAACCGAGGCCGGCAAGAAAATCCTGGCCAAGGATCCCAATTCTCCAGGAAGTCTGGGCATCGCTATCAGCGAAGCCGTAGAGGATGCCGTGAAGCGGGAAGATAGCCGGTATTCTCTGGGCAGCGTGCTCAACCATGTGATTCTCCATCAGACCATCGTGGGTCTGGAGACCAAGGCCCAGTTGAAAAAGATCGGCGCAGATCCGGATATTTTGATTGGATGTGTGGGAGGAGGCAGCAATTTTTCCGGCTTCAGTTTTCCTTTCTTCCCCGAAAAAAAGGAAGGGAAAAAAATCCGTTTCATCGCCGTGGAACCAACGGCTTGCCCGACTTTGACCAAGGGGCTCTATCGGTACGATTATGGGGATACGGCGGAGATCGCCCCGATCGTAAAAATGTACACCCTGGGGCATAATTTTATACCTCCGGGAATTCACGCCGGCGGATTGCGTTACCACGGAGCTGCCCCGCTTCTTTGCCTGCTTTATGATGAAGGTTTCGTCGAAGCCGTGGCTTACCATCAGAACCCCGTCTTCGAAGCAGCCATGCTCTTTGCCCGCACGGAAGGAACCATCCCGGCTCCGGAAACAGCCCACGCCATCAAAGCAGTCATCGATGAAGCCATAAAGTGCAAAGAGCGCAAAGAGGAGAAGGTCATCGTCTTCAATTTCAGCGGCCACGGCCATTTCGACCTTTCGGCCTATGACTCGTTTCTATCTAAGAAATTGGAGGATTTCGAATACCCGGAAGAGAAAATTAAAGAGGCGCTGAAAGACCTGCCGAAAGTATAA